The DNA window CGGAGGCGACGAGGACACCGCCGGGGTCGAGGACGGTGCCGTCGAAGGCAACGCGGGCGCGGAAGATGCCGGACCCACCCCAGATCACGAGGTACTCGCTGTCGCCGGCGGCGATGTGCAGGCCGGTGGAGGTGCCCGTCGAGGAGATCAGCGTGGTGCCGAGCGGGGCCCCCGCCGCGCTGATGCGCATGGCCACGAGGCCGGTATTGGGGGCGATGCCGCGGCCCACGAGGAGGAAGGAGTCCCCGTCGGAGGCGATCTTCACGGGTCCGGCGAATGGGAGGCGGATGCCAGCGGTGTCGAGGACTTCGCCGGTCGCGCTGACGCGGGTGCCCCAGGTTCCGCCAGGGCGGCTGTCGGTCCAGGCGACGAAGTAGGTGGTGCCATTGAAGGCGGCGACGGGGAAGGTCTGGGCGCCGAAGGCAGGGCCATAGACGGGGGCGTCGAGGCTGCTCTCGGGGCTGACGTCGACGGCGACGTCACCGAGGAGGGCCTGCGTGGCGTCACCGAGCGACCAGAAGGGGTCGTAGGAGGTGCCGGAGAGGCCCTCGGAGGCACAGGCGGAGAGGGCGAGGGCAAGCGACGCGAGGGGGAGCACGCGGACAGCGTGGGTGTGGGGGAGACATCGGAACATGCGCAGGAAACTCCTGTGGAGCCGTAAAGCCTGAGGGTGGCCCACGCTGGCACCATGCTCGACCTGGTGTCTGCTGGGAAGCCAGTTCGTGGGGCCACGTACGATTCCGGAGGAGGGCTCGGTGGACGCGCGACAGAGACGACGAGGCGAGGATGGGCCTTTTCTCGACGATGCGCGCCGCGCATGAAGCGCCTGGTCCGTCGAGCGAACGATCGTCATCACCGCAGGTGGCGCAGCGCGTCGATGGCTCGAAGCGGGCGTCGACGAAACGGCTTGGCCCCCACGCCATGCCTTTCTAACCTCGCGGTTTCAGGAGAGTTCACGATGACGACAGAACGACGCCCGACGAGGCTCCACCACACGGCCTACGTCACCAGGGATCTCGAGAAGACGCGCGCGTTCTACGAGGACCTCATCGGTCTGCCGCTCGTGGCGACGTGGTGCGAGTCCGACGAGCTGTTCGGCAAGGTCCGGACGTACTGCCATTGCTTCTTCGGCCTCGAAGATGGCAGCGCGCTCGCGTTCTTCCAGTTCGCGAACCAGGAGGACCAGAATCTCTTCGGGCCGGAGATGCCGTCTTCGCCCTTTCATCACATCGCGCTGAATGTCGACCGGGCGACGCTGGAGCGCGTCCAGAAGAAGCTCGCCGATGCTGGCTACGAGCCCCCGAAGACGTACGTTCTCGAGCACGGCTACTGCCAATCGCTGTACGTCGTGGATCCGAATGGCATGACGCTGGAACTCACGTGCGATGCCCAGGAGGCGATCTCCGACGATCTGGTGCGGGAGCGTGAGAAGAAGGCCCGGAGCGAGCTTGCGCGCTGGCTGGCCGGTGACCACACGTCGAACAATACGTTCCGCTGACATGAGGCGCGTCACCCTCTCCTTCGACAACGGGCCGGATCCGGACGTGACGCCGCGCGTCCTCGAGCGGCTCCGCGAGCGCGAGGTGCTGGCGCATTTCTATGTGCTGGGGAAGCACGTCGCGACCCCGGCCGGGCGCAGCCTCGTCGAGCGCGCGCGGGACGAAGGGCACGTCGTCGGGAAC is part of the Chondromyces crocatus genome and encodes:
- a CDS encoding VOC family protein, which gives rise to MTTERRPTRLHHTAYVTRDLEKTRAFYEDLIGLPLVATWCESDELFGKVRTYCHCFFGLEDGSALAFFQFANQEDQNLFGPEMPSSPFHHIALNVDRATLERVQKKLADAGYEPPKTYVLEHGYCQSLYVVDPNGMTLELTCDAQEAISDDLVREREKKARSELARWLAGDHTSNNTFR